One genomic window of Camelina sativa cultivar DH55 chromosome 5, Cs, whole genome shotgun sequence includes the following:
- the LOC104787054 gene encoding probable ethanolamine kinase isoform X1, giving the protein MGAAKNNNNIWALANAEDGGANGNDNAEQIPYSSFVVDTSLPLPLMIPRIIELCKDLFKNWRELNDSLFSVERVSGGITNLLLKVSVKEDTDRQVSVTVRLYGPNTEYVINREREILAIKYLSAAGFGAKLLGGFGNGMVQSFINARTLEPSDMREPKIAGEIAKELGKFHKVDIPGSKEPQLWVDILKFYEKASTLRFEEPDKQKLFETISFQELHKEIIELREFTGLLNAPVVFAHNDLLSGNLMLNDEEEKLYLIDFEYGSYNYRGFDIGNHFNEYAGYDCDYSLYPSKEEQYHFIKHYLQPDKPDEVSVAEVESVFVETDAYKLASHLYWAIWAIIQARMSPIEFEYLGYFFLRYNEYKKQKPLTFSLVRSYMSASV; this is encoded by the exons ATGGGAGCTgcgaagaataataataatatctggGCATTAGCCAACGCCGAAGATGGAGGAGCTAACGGCAACGACAACGCCGAACAGATTCCATATTCTTCGTTCGTCGTCGATACGTCTTTGCCTCTTCCTCTCATGATTCCTCGTATCAT AGAGCTATGTAAAGATCTGTTCAAGAATTGGCGAGAGCTTAATGATTCACTCTTCTCTGTCGAGAGAGTATCAGGAGGCATCACAAATCTAT TGCTCAAGGTTTCTGTGAAGGAAGACACAGATAGACAAGTATCTGTAACAGTTCGACTTTATGGGCCTAACACGGAGTATGTTATCAACCGTGAGAGAGAGATACTG GCTATCAAGTATCTCTCGGCTGCCGGATTTGGTGCCAAGTTGCTTGGTGGATTTGGAAATGGCATGGTGCAATCATTCATCAATGCAAGAACCTTAGAGCCATCAG ACATGAGAGAGCCAAAGATTGCTGGGGAAATTGCCAAAGAGCTTGGAAAGTTTCATAAAGTGGACATACCAGGTTCCAAGGAACCTCAGTTGTGGGTTGATATCTTGAAGTTCTATGAAAAAG CATCTACTCTTAGGTTTGAAGAGCCTGACAAGCAGAAGCTCTTTGAGACAATTTCGTTTCAAGAACTGCATAAAGAAATTATTGAACTCAGG GAATTCACAGGCTTACTTAACGCACCTGTGGTGTTTGCTCATAACGATTTACTCTCAGGAAACCTGATGCTGAATGACGAAGAAG AGAAACTATACTTGATTGATTTTGAGTATGGATCATACAACTATAGAGGCTTCGACATCGGAAATCACTTCAATGAATATGCAGGATACGACTGTGATTACAGCCT GTACCCAAGTAAAGAGGAACAATATCATTTTATCAAGCATTACTTGCAGCCAGACAAACCAGACGAG GTCAGTGTTGCTGAAGTAGAATCAGTCTTCGTAGAGACAGATGCATACAAATTAGCTTCTCATTTGTACTGGGCAATATGGGCGATCATCCAG GCAAGGATGTCTCCCATTGAGTTTGAATATTTGGGTTACTTCTTTTTGCGGTACAACGAATACAAGAAGCAAAAGCCTCTTACCTTTTCACTTGTTAGATCGTACATGTCTGCATCTGTGTAG
- the LOC104787053 gene encoding uncharacterized protein LOC104787053, whose translation MTTLSGQPSLPQMHSLFSKLRPFLSHSPSLTAPFTRRRCLAFSALPTTKAIDAALMKEKWLDSLSLTSLDEDTTQQSSESSCVIGIDPDLSGALALLKFDHLGSSSSAQVFDTPHIPVLVGKRVRKRLDAKSIVQLIQSLDVPSGSRVYIEQSNPFPKDGKQGWYSGGFGYGLWIGTLVASGFCVIPVSASLWKRHFQLASGSSTKDDSRRVAAELFPSLSSLLKRKKDHGRAEALLIAAYGETLRTEKLLIPPQELVPQINYLENQLVGGSVML comes from the exons ATGACGACATTGTCCGGCCAACCTTCGCTGCCACAGATGCATAGTCTCTTCTCAAAGCTCAGACCTTTCCTTTCTCATTCGCCGTCTTTAACAGCTCCGTTCACTCGCCGGCGATGTCTCGCGTTTAGCGCTCTCCCTACGACGAAAGCTATCGACGCGGCGTTAATGAAGGAGAAATGGttagattctctctctctcacctcaCTAGACGAAGATACGACTCAGCAGAGTTCTGAGTCAAGCTGCGTCATTGGAATTGACCCTGATTTGTCCGGTGCCTTGGCTCTTCTTAAATTTGACCActtgggttcttcttcttctgctcag GTTTTTGATACACCTCACATCCCAGTTTTAGTTGGGAAAAGAGTAAGAAAACGTTTGGACGCAAAGTCAATTGTGCAATTGATTCAGAGTTTAGATGTACCTTCTG GTAGCAGAGTATATATAGAACAATCGAATCCGTTTCCCAAAGATGGAAAACAG GGTTGGTATAGTGGAGGATTTGGATATGGGTTATGGATAGGAACACTTGTTGCTTCAGGTTTTTGTGTCATTCCAGTTTCTGCATCTTTATGGAAGAGGCATTTTCAACTTGCCAGTGGGAGTAGCACAAAG GACGATAGTAGACGAGTTGCAGCGGAGTTGTTTCCATCGCTTAGTTCGCTActtaagaggaagaaggatcATGGTCGAGCTGAAGCACTGCTCATTGCGGCATATGGTGAAACCCTTAGAACAGAGAAGCTGTTGATCCCGCCACAAGAACTGGTCCCTCAGATTAACTACTTAGAAAACCAGTTAGTGGGAGGTTCAGTAATGTTATAG